The following proteins come from a genomic window of Gossypium raimondii isolate GPD5lz chromosome 5, ASM2569854v1, whole genome shotgun sequence:
- the LOC105769701 gene encoding pathogenesis-related homeodomain protein, which produces MRGTGKKLTDHGSAKSSSSKREAGSKLIATLKKFKNRCKISHGRVRKPKHHVKKVSSTLLKRKVTASVTEGTGNDVSSARKVGCKTNLHKANKKGSSKKLGLSKLQGKNAICASLEENGKKDNADVRIKKLTSKTKKGQKDKVELDEASRLQRRTRYLLIKMKLEQNLIDAYSGEGWKGQSREKIKPEKELQRAKKQILKCKLGIREAIRQLDSLSSVGSIEGSVIAPDGSVYHEHIFCAKCKLREAFPDNDIVLCDGTCNRAFHQKCLDPPLDTEHIPPGDQGWFCKFCECKMEIIEAMNAHIGTHFSVDSHWQDIFKDEAAFPDDANASLNPGDEWPSDDSEDDDYDPERRENSCRISGTATDGDESDETDNSTSLSWSVDSEDLSGFGRHENHQFDSGGDSYETSDGEILSGRRRRRAVDYRKLYDEMFGKDAPPYEQVSEDEDWGPGKRKHREKESDAASTLMTLYESETKFLNIETTEMKRQLPSDLKSRRPFFRIPPTAVEKLREVFAENELPSRVVRENLSKELGLEPEKVNKWFKNARYLALKSRKVERSDHLQSSSPRVSKEPEVEAPKRKDTEIMALEDMSEAALVRTPKRLKTKLRKSPNSKSVCTSVDRSPHNGLSIVSHTNSDKVRKELSDDVILKKLLNVKKKWGKEKRVKIIGGGGGLEAFELEMERLCRAKVRLENMKQTLLGLESRKARKLNKRWQRVHEESVIYIPIAELKEKVV; this is translated from the exons ATGCGTGGTACTGGAAAGAAATTAACGGATCACGGATCTGCCAAATCCTCTTCTTCTAAGAGAGAAGCTGGGTCTAAGCTAATTGCAAcgctaaaaaaatttaaaaaccgaTGCAAAATTTCCCATGGCAGAGTACGTAAGCCCAAACATCATGTTAAGAAAGTTAGTTCGACCTTGTTGAAGAGGAAAGTTACTGCTTCTGTTACCGAGGGGACGGGAAATGATGTCTCTTCCGCCAGAAAAGTCGGTTGTAAGACAAACCTTcacaaagcaaacaagaaagGGTCATCTAAGAAGCTGGGTTTGTCGAAGCTTCAAGGTAAAAATGCTATATGTGCTAGTTTGGAGGAGAATGGTAAAAAGGATAATGCAGATGTTAGAATTAAAAAACTAACCAGTAAGACTAAGAAGGGGCAAAAGGATAAGGTGGAGCTAGATGAAGCATCTCGGTTGCAGAGGAGAACTAGGTACCTTCTGATTAAGATGAAGCTGGAACAGAATCTTATTGATGCTTATTCTGGGGAAGGCTGGAAGGGTCAAAG TCGAGAAAAGATTAAGCCAGAAAAGGAACTGCAAAGAGCCAAGAAACAAATCTTGAAGTGCAAACTTGGGATACGCGAGGCAATTCGCCAGTTGGATTCACTTAGTTCAGTAGGGAGCATTGAAGGCTCTGTTATTGCTCCAGATGGCTCTGTTTACCATGAACAT ATATTTTGTGCAAAGTGCAAGTTACGTGAGGCTTTTCCAGATAATGATATAGTACTTTGTGATGGAACATGCAACCGGGCCTTCCACCAAAAGTGCCTGGATCCTCCACTGGACACTGAACATA TACCTCCGGGAGATCAGGGCTGGTTTTGCAAATTTTGTGAATGTAAGATGGAAATTATAGAAGCAATGAATGCACATATTGGCACCCATTTCTCTGTTGACAGCCATTGGCAG GATATTTTCAAAGATGAAGCTGCTTTCCCTGATGATGCGAATGCATCACTAAATCCAGGGGATGAATGGCCTTCAGATGATTCTGAAGATGATGATTATGATCCAGAGAGGAGGGAGAACAGCTGCAGGATCAGTGGAACAGCCACTGATGGTGATGAATCGGATGAAACAGACAATTCAACCAGTTTAAGTTGGTCTGTGGATAGTGAAGATCTTTCTGGATTCGGAAGGCATGAAAACCATCAATTTGACAGTGGCGGAGATTCTTATGAAACCAGTGATGGGGAAATTCTTAGTGGCCGTAGGAGGCGAAGAGCAGTTGATTACAGGAAGCTATATGAT GAAATGTTTGGAAAGGATGCCCCTCCATATGAGCAAGTCAGTGAAGATGAAGATTGGGGTCCTGGTAAAAGAAAGCATAGAGAAAAAGAGTCGGATGCTGCCAGCACCCTTATGACTCTGTATGAAAGTGagacaaaatttcttaacattGAAACCACAGAAATGAAAAGACAGCTACCTTCAGACCTGAAGAGCAGGCGACCATTTTTCAGAATTCCTCCCACTGCAGTAGAG AAACTCCGAGAGGTGTTTGCTGAGAATGAACTTCCATCTAGAGTCGTCAGGGAGAACCTTTCAAAGGAATTAGGCCTTGAGCCTGAAAAG GTAAATAAATGGTTCAAGAATGCCCGCTACTTGGCACTAAAAAGCAGAAAG GTAGAGAGATCAGATCACCTTCAGAGCTCTTCTCCTAGAGTCTCCAAGGAGCCTGAAGTGGAAGCTCCAAAGAGGAAGGATACTGAAATCATGGCATTGGAAGATATGTCAGAAGCAGCTTTGGTACGGACACCAAAgagattgaaaacaaaattgagaAAGAGTCCAAACTCAAAGTCAGTATGCACCTCTGTAGATAGAAGTCCGCATAATGGACTCTCAATTGTTTCACATACAAACAGCGACAAG GTGAGGAAGGAGTTGAGTGACGATGTGATATTGAAGAAGCTTTTAAATGTGAAAAAGAAGTGGGGGAAGGAGAAGAGGGTGAAGATTATTGGAGGGGGTGGTGGGTTAGAAGCATTTGAGTTGGAGATGGAAAGACTTTGTAGGGCTAAGGTTAGGCTTGAGAACATGAAGCAAACATTATTAGGACTAGAAAGTAGGAAAGCGAGGAAGTTGAATAAAAGGTGGCAGCGGGTACATGAAGAATCGGTTATTTATATTCCGATTGCCGAGCTAAAGGAGAAGGTGGTTTGA